The DNA region CATCTGAAAAGGCTACAACTTGCAACACCGTATAAAATTAATTGCTGCTGATTTTCCTACGGAAAATCCTCGCATTTTTACTATCTTAGTTTCTTAATCTGAAAATCCTAGCGGATTTTCAGCGCAACTAATCTTATACAAATACGTTGTGCGTCATTTACGAAAACCGAAATTGAACAGTAATCAATGATAAAAAAATGGATTCATAATCTTCTCAAAAAAGAAGAACATAATGACATCAATCTTGATATTTTTCAAGAAGCCATAATTGATTATCGTCAAGAAGGAAAAGAACTTATGTTTAAACTTGGAGAAAAATATGGTTTAAATATTGAAATTAAAGAAGACTATGAAAGACTAGTATCTAGAAGCAATAAAAATATACCGAGAAGAGGTGAACTTTCGAAAAGATGGAATTTTAGCTTTCACGGTGGAGAATGTGGATTCTACAATAGAAAACACCAAAAAAGAGTGGAAGTTGTTTTAAGTAATCCGCCTGAATTTGGACATATCGATTC from Mesoflavibacter profundi includes:
- a CDS encoding DUF6896 domain-containing protein — its product is MIKKWIHNLLKKEEHNDINLDIFQEAIIDYRQEGKELMFKLGEKYGLNIEIKEDYERLVSRSNKNIPRRGELSKRWNFSFHGGECGFYNRKHQKRVEVVLSNPPEFGHIDSWFLLSYMQSVDKYKSEVEEMDWQKLKLIVEKLYVNGKIKKVIE